The window AACCGCCGCTGCCGCTGCGGAGACGAAGGCACCAGTTAAATCCGATTCCGGTGCAAACATGGCTGATGCCAATGTAAAGAAGAAGGACCCAAGCAAGCATTACAAATTCGGATATACCTGTATGGATGGCACAAACCCGTTCTTCGTTACCATTGAGAAGACCATGCGGGAAATGGTTGAGGCCCAGGGTGATGAGCTTATTTCTGTGGATCCGGCCAATGATGTAACTCTTCAGATTACCCAGGTGGAAGATTTAATTTCCCAGAATATTGATGCCATGTTCATGAACCCGGCTGAGGCAGAAGGTATTCTTCCGGCCCTGGATCAGTTAAAGGATGCAAATGTTCCCATCGTAGGCTTTGACACGGAAGTGGCTGACTTATCCTATCTGGTTTCCTACACAGGTTCCGATAACTATAATGCCGGTTTCGTATGCGGCGAGGACTTAGTTAAGAAATGTCCGGACGGCGGAGATATCATTGTTCTGGATTCCCCTACCATGAATTCCGTGACGGACAGAACCAACGGCTTCTTAGATGCGATCAAGGGACATAACTTTAACATCGTTGCCCAGCAGGATGCAAAGGGCAACTTACAGGTTGCCATGGGCATTGCAGAAGACCTTCTTCAGGCACACGGCGATGTAGTTGCTATTTTCGGCGGCAACGACCCCACCGCACTTGGAGCACTGGCAGCAGCCAATGCGGCAGGCATTAAGGACTGCAAGATCTACGGCGTAGACGGATCTCCTGATATTAAGGCAGAGATGGCTTCCGGCGATTCCCTCATTGAAGGAAGCGGCGCACAGTCACCGGTTAAGATCGCACAGTCTGCAGTAAATATAATGTATTCTTATTTAAATGGCGATACAGTAGATGACCGTTATCCGGTAGAAACCTTCCTGATCACATCTGAGAATGTTAAAGACTACGGAACAGACGGCTGGCAGTAAGAATAAAGAAAGTGCTGTGGGAGGGCGTCTCAAAACAGGAGAAACATTGCTTTTGGGACGCCCTCCGGGCGCTTTTTAACGGGAAAACCCAGAAGGCAAAGCAAAAGTGAGAACAGGCAGGTGAGTTTATGAGCGAAAAGATTCTGCTTCAGATGAAAAATATTCATAAATCCTTCCCGGGAGTCAAAGCGCTTCAGGGAGTGGATTTAGAACTCCGTACCGGTGAGGTCCATGCGCTTCTTGGGGAGAACGGAGCCGGCAAGTCAACGTTGATAAAGGTTTTGGGCGGCATTTATATTGCGGACGAGGGGGAGATTTTCATTGATGGCCAGAAGGTGGTCATTGATGGAGTAAATGCTTCCCATGCAAGCGGCATTTCCATTATCCATCAGGAGCTGGTGCTGGTCCCTCATATGACTGTGGCGGAAAATATCTTTCTGGGGCGGGAGCCTGGAAAGGGCGGCTGGGTCAACCATGATATTATGGAAAAGGAAGCCCAGAAATTACTTGATGCCTATCAAATGAACATTTCTGCAGAGGCATTAGTGAAGAATCTGACAATCGCCCAGCAGCAGATGGTGGAGATTGTAAAGGCCATTTCCTATCATTCCAGGATCCTGGTCATGGATGAGCCTACTTCCTCTATTTCGGATAAAGAAGTGGAATTCTTATTCCGGACCATGCGGACGCTGACAGAGAAGGGCGTGGGGATCATTTACATTTCCCACAAAATGGATGAACTGGAGCAGATTTGTGACAGGGTAACGGTATTGAGAGATGGAGCGTTCGTAGGAACGGAAGTGGTTCAGGATACCACCAGGGATAAGCTGATCGCCATGATGGTCGGCCGGGAACTGACCAAATATTACACCCGTGATTACTTACAACCGGGGGAAGTGGTATTAAAATGTGAAAACATTGCAGACGGAAAGATGGTAAAAGGAACCAGCTTTGAACTGCGTAAAGGAGAAATCATAGGATTTGCAGGACTTGTGGGAGCAGGACGAAGTGAAGCCATGAAATGCATTTTCGGTCTTACCCCCGGCTTTACCGGAGAGATTTATGTGGAAGGCAGGGAAGTGAAGATCAAATCCCCTGTTGATGCCATGAAGTACGGAATCGCCCTGGTGCCTGAGGACAGGAAGCAGGAGGGAATTTACAAGGTACAGACGGTCCGCTTTAACTCTACCATTGAAGTGCTGAAATCCTTTATAAAAGGAATCTGGGTGGATTCGGGAAAAGAAGAAAACATTACCCAGGAATATATTGATATGATGGATACCAAGACGCCCTCCCAGGAGCAGTTGATCGGAAACTTATCCGGCGGGAACCAGCAGAAGGTCATGATCGGCAGATGGCTTGCCACCTCGCCAAAGATCCTGATCCTTGACGAGCCTACCAGGGGCGTGGATGTGGGGGCAAAATCAGAGATTTACGGAATCATGAATGATCTGGTAAAGGACGGGATGTCCATCATCATGATTTCCTCCGAGCTGCCGGAGATACTCAATATGAGCGACCGCGTTTATGTCATGTGCGACGGCAGGATCACAGGCTGTTTCAGCCATGAGGAATGCGTTACCCAGGAACAGATCATGAAGCTGGCTGCAAAGTAGGAAAGAGGGGGAAAATCAAATGACAACAAGACTTCAAAAAAACATAAAACAATACTTGAAAGACAATATCGGCATTATCGGGGCATTGCTGATCCTGTGTATTTTCTTATCCATATTTCCAAAGACCAGCAGCGCCTTCCTTTCCCATAAAAACATGTTCAACGTATTAAGGCAGATTTCATCAAACTTATTCCTGGCATGCGGCATGACTATGGTCATCATCTTGGGAGGCATCGACCTTTCCGTAGGCTCTATCATAGCCTTGTCCGGCTGCGTGGCGGCAGGCTGTGTAGCCCGTTATAATCTTCCCATATTTGCGGCCATCATCATCGGCGTGCTCATCGGCATGGCAGTGGGAATGATGAACGGTGTGGTCATTTCCAAAACGACCATTCCCCCGTTTATCGTGACCCTTGCTACCATGAACGTGGCAAAAGGTCTGGCGTATGTGTATACTGGCGGCTCCCCGGTTCGGGTGGTTACAAAGGCATGGCAGTTTCTCGGCGCCGGTTACATCGGGGGAATTCCCACGCCTGTCATACTTTTGGTGTTTGTCCTGATTATTACGGCAATAATTATGAATAAGACAAAGCTGGGGCGGCACATTTATGCGGTGGGCGGCAACGCCCAGGCGGCGAAATTCTCCGGTATCAGCACGGCCAGGGTAAAGCTTCTGGTTCATACTTATTCCGGCATCATGGCCGGCCTTGCAGGAGTGGTCCTGGCCTCCCGTATGTATTCCGGGCAGCCTACGGCAGGTGACGGTGCGGAAATGGATGCCATTGCAGCAGTCGTGGTAGGCGGCACCTCCATGGCAGGCGGTTCCGGCAAGATCGGCGGAACCATTATCGGCGGCCTTATCATCGGTGTTTTAAACAACGGTCTGAACCTGATGAACGTCAATTCTTTCTGGCAGTATGTGGTGAAAGGCATCGTCATTCTTCTGGCTGTATTCATCGATTATTTAAGAAACAAAAAGAAGGATTAAATTTATGTCCTTGCAAAAAGCGTTTCCTTAACGGAGAGACGCTTTTTGTGGTATACTATCCACGTTACAGTAAATAAACCAAATTGGGAAGTGAAAAGCATGAAGGCAAGGACAGGATTATTTTTTCTGGTCATTGGAATATTGGCCCTTCTGCCCGGCTGCCAGAGGAATGAGAGCAGGACCAGGCAGCACGAGGCCCAACTTTTCGGAGCAACCTATATGACCAGAAACAACCCCTATTTTGACATATTGAACCAGGGAATCGAAGAGGTGGTTGAGGCCAATGGGGATATTCTTCTCACCAGGGACCCTCTTCAGGACCAGGAGAAGCAGAATGAACAGATCATGGAATTGATCGATGAGGGGATCTGCATGCTGTTTTTGAATCCGGTGGACTGGGAGGCTGTTTCTCCTGCCCTTGATGCGTGCAAAAAGGCGGGAGTAGCCGTCATCAATGTGGATACCGTTGTAAAGGACAGGGATTCTGTCATATCCATCATAGAAACGGACAATTACCAGGCAGGCCAGCTTTGCGCCCTGGATATGATGAAGCGGAAGAAATCCGCCAATATTGTAATTCTGGACAACCCCATACAAATGTCCATCACCTACCGTGCCCAGGGATTTACCGATGCCATTGCAGGAAACGGCAACTACCGGGTGGTGTACCGCCATGCGGCCGGCGGGGAAATTGAGGTGTCCTCCAAGGTGATGGAGGAGGTCCTGCGTAAAAACATTGATTTTGATGTGATTCTTGGCGGCAACGATCCCACGGCTTTGGGAGCTCTTGCGGCTTTGCAGCAGGCCAGGAAAGAGGAGGGGATCCTGATTTATGGAATCGACGGTTCCCCTGATTTTAAGGCCATTCTGGATATGGGCTATGTTACCGGGACCAGTGCCCAGAGTCCCAAGTCCATCGGCAGGGTGGCGGCTGAAACGGCATACCGGTATCTGGCAGGGGAGCCGGTGGATCAATACATCAGCCTTCCCAGCACCCTTATTACAAAGGACAATCTTGATAATTACGAAATTGACGGCTGGCAGTAGGTAGAGAGATGGAAGAGAAAAAATTTAACAGCCGGATCGGCCTTCTTCAGGTGGGCATCCTGGCCTTAAACATGATATCGGTCATGGGAATCAGCATTTTTATTTACTGGACAATTGAAAAAATCCGGAGGGCATACGCTGCAAGAGAATTCTTAAACGAGATCCAGGCCATTGTCTGGTATCCTTATGCAAAGATCTGGCTCTGCGCCCTTTTATTGGTGCTGCTTACCTTAAGCATGGTGATCCGGGACCGTTTGTTTCCCAATAACAGCAAGGTCATCCTCACCAGTCTGGTGGCGGATTTCCTCATCTGCTTTGGGATCATCATCCTTTTGAATTTTAATTATAACGGAATCCTGCTCCTGGTATTTTCCAACGTCATTATGTATGTGAAAAACGGAAAGTCCAGGTATATCCTGGCTGCCGTTGCCATCGGAAGCTTCATATTGGCTGATTATGAGCTTTTGTCCATTTCCTACCGCCTGTATTCCATTCAGGATTATATTTCCTATTACAGTGCGTCGGTGCAGCAGTATCTTTTAAGTGTATACAATATTTTAATATCCTTAAATGTAATTGTGTTTGTTGTATATTGTGTCAATATCATCAATGAGCAGCAGGGAAACTTAGATGAGATCCATGGGCTTAATGAAAAGCTTCAGGAGGTCAACGAACAGCTTCAAAAATATTCCCTTATGGCTGAAAAAATGGCTGAGACAAGGGAGAGAAACCGCCTGGCCAGGGAGATCCATGATACCCTGGGCCATACCCTGACCGGGATTGCGGCGGGGATCGATGCCTGTCTTGCCATCATCGGGACGTCGCCGGATCAGACAAAGAAGCAGCTGGAGCTGATCTCCAAGGTAACCAGAGACGGGATAAAGGATATCCGCCGTTCTGTCAGTGAACTAAGGCCCGATGCCCTGGACCGTTTCAGCCTGGAATATGCCATTAATAAAATGGTCACGGATATTAATGCGGTGTCTGAGACAAGGGTATATTTTGACTGCAAGGTCCAGAACTTAAAGTTTGATGAAGATGAGGAAAATGCCATTTACCGGGTTGTCCAGGAAGGGATTACCAATGCTATCCGCCACGGGCACGCCAGGGAGATATGGATCACCATACAAAGAGAAAATCAGGACATCCTGATCCAGATCAAGGACAACGGAATCGGCTGTAAGGAAATAAAGAACGGCTTCGGCACGAAGCACATGAAAGAACGGATCAGGATGTTAAGCGGAGTTGTGACGTTTGACGGAAGCAATGGGTTTATCGTCAACGCAAGGATACCGATTCGGAGGGGGGAGACCTATGATTAAAGTATTGATCGCGGATGATCAGGAGTTGATCCGTCAGAGCCTGCAGATCGTGTTAAACAGCAGACAGGATATCATGGTGACCGATGTGGCCGCAGACGGCCAGGAGGTGATCCGGTGTGTGAGGAAGAATGTGCCGGATGTGATTTTAATGGACGTGCGGATGCCAAAGATGGACGGAGTGCAGTGCACGAAGATCATAAAGGAAAGCTATCCCCAAATCAAGATCATCATACTGACTACCTTTGATGATGATGAATACGTGTATAACGCCTTAAAATACGGGGCAAGCGGATACATGTTAAAGGGTGTTTCCATGGAAGAGCTGGTAGGGGCCATAACCACTGTTTACAACGGCTGGGCCATGATCAATCCGGATATTGCGGCAAAGGTACTGCGTTTCTTTTCCCAGATGGCCCAGGCGGATGATACCATATCAGTCATGGAAAAGAACATGGAGGAATTGACCAGGACAGAATGGAAGATCATCGCCCAGGTGGAGAAGGGGGCCAGCAATAAGGAGATCGCAAAGGCTTTGAACCTTTCTGAGGGAACGGTCCGCAATTACTTAAGCACAATTTTAAACAAGCTGGATTTAAGGGACAGGACTCAGCTTGCCATATGGGCGGTCCAGACCAATGTGAGAAAGCGGGTAGAGACTTAATAAAGGTAAGAGGAAAACGAAAAGAGCAGCAGAAACAAAAAAGTGCAGAGTATAGAAGACAATAACAAATCAAAGGCAAAGGGGAAGCGGGAATGGGGAAGTGGAAAAAGAGCCTTTGCATCAGTGCCGCCATAGCCGCACTGATAACGGGGGCCTTGATTTACCGCAGTCAGAACAGGGAAATAATTCTGGAATTCGGCATGTTTACGGGAAGCAACTGGGATGTGGCCAGTGCCAACAGCTTTAAGATCATAGACAAGGCAGTCAGACGTTTTGAAGAGTCTCATCCAAATGTGAAGATCCATTATTACAGCGGAATCGCAAAGGAGGACTATTCTGAATGGTGCGCCCGAAAGCTTTTGGAGGGGAAGATGCCGGATGTGTTTATGATACTGGATTCGGACTTTGACAAATTCACTTCCCTGGGAGTCATGAAGGATTTAGACGAAATGATGGCAGGAGATGGGGAGTTTCATAAAGAGGACTTTTTTACTACGGCCTTAAATACGGGCCGTCGCAACGGACGCCAGTATGCCCTGCCTTATGAAACTGTTCCGTCTCTCATGTTTGTAAACAAGTCCCTGCTGGCTAAGGAAAGGATCCAGATGCCCAAGGAGGACTGGACCTGGGAGGATATGTATGAAATATGCAGGAAGGTGACAAAGGACACGGACAAGGATGGACTTCTGGATCAGTTTGGCACTTATAATTACAGCTGGCGGGATGCCTTTTACACCAGCGGAGGCAAGCTGTATGACGAGAATCAGGACCAGCTTTCCTTTACAGACAGCCGGGTGCTGGATGCCATCAAATACATTAAGCGGCTCAGCGACTTAAACCAGGGCCAGAGCGTCACTCAGGAAGATTTTAATGAGGGCAGGGTGGCCTTCATGCCTTTGACCTTTGCGGAATACCGCACCTACAAGACCTATCCTTACCGGATCAAGAAATACACCAGATTTCAATGGGACTGCATCACTTTTCCTGCCGGAAAAGAAGGAGAAAACATATCAAAGGTTGAGGCTCTTTTGATGGGGATCAACAGCAAAACAAAGAATGATAAACTGGCATGGGAATTTTTAAAGCAGCTGACTTACACAGAAGAGATGCAAATGGATGTGTACCTGTATTCCCAGGGAGTTCCGGCTTTAAAAAGCGTGGCTTCCTCTAAGGAAGGGGCGAATATCATACAGGAAGATATGGATGAGGGGGAACAGGTAATCAGCAGCACCCTTCTGTATAATGTGATAGAGGATGGCATCATTGAGCCTAAACTTCTGCAGTATCAGCAGGTCATGAATCTGGCCGATGGAGAGGTGTCAAAGATCCTGCAGGAAAATAAGAATGTTGACAGCAGCATGAAAATATTTCAGAGGACGATCAGCAAGTATTTGCAGCAGCAGAAATGAAAGTGTTTTATAAATAAGAGGCCTCTTTCTGTCATTTCATGACATGGGGCCTCCTTTTTCATGCTTATATTTATCATGCACTCTGACAAATACCTAACAATCAGCAGACCAAATTTTCTGTAACAAAGGCATCAAGCATTGCA of the Lacrimispora indolis DSM 755 genome contains:
- a CDS encoding sugar ABC transporter ATP-binding protein, translating into MSEKILLQMKNIHKSFPGVKALQGVDLELRTGEVHALLGENGAGKSTLIKVLGGIYIADEGEIFIDGQKVVIDGVNASHASGISIIHQELVLVPHMTVAENIFLGREPGKGGWVNHDIMEKEAQKLLDAYQMNISAEALVKNLTIAQQQMVEIVKAISYHSRILVMDEPTSSISDKEVEFLFRTMRTLTEKGVGIIYISHKMDELEQICDRVTVLRDGAFVGTEVVQDTTRDKLIAMMVGRELTKYYTRDYLQPGEVVLKCENIADGKMVKGTSFELRKGEIIGFAGLVGAGRSEAMKCIFGLTPGFTGEIYVEGREVKIKSPVDAMKYGIALVPEDRKQEGIYKVQTVRFNSTIEVLKSFIKGIWVDSGKEENITQEYIDMMDTKTPSQEQLIGNLSGGNQQKVMIGRWLATSPKILILDEPTRGVDVGAKSEIYGIMNDLVKDGMSIIMISSELPEILNMSDRVYVMCDGRITGCFSHEECVTQEQIMKLAAK
- a CDS encoding sensor histidine kinase, with product MEEKKFNSRIGLLQVGILALNMISVMGISIFIYWTIEKIRRAYAAREFLNEIQAIVWYPYAKIWLCALLLVLLTLSMVIRDRLFPNNSKVILTSLVADFLICFGIIILLNFNYNGILLLVFSNVIMYVKNGKSRYILAAVAIGSFILADYELLSISYRLYSIQDYISYYSASVQQYLLSVYNILISLNVIVFVVYCVNIINEQQGNLDEIHGLNEKLQEVNEQLQKYSLMAEKMAETRERNRLAREIHDTLGHTLTGIAAGIDACLAIIGTSPDQTKKQLELISKVTRDGIKDIRRSVSELRPDALDRFSLEYAINKMVTDINAVSETRVYFDCKVQNLKFDEDEENAIYRVVQEGITNAIRHGHAREIWITIQRENQDILIQIKDNGIGCKEIKNGFGTKHMKERIRMLSGVVTFDGSNGFIVNARIPIRRGETYD
- a CDS encoding sugar ABC transporter substrate-binding protein encodes the protein MKARTGLFFLVIGILALLPGCQRNESRTRQHEAQLFGATYMTRNNPYFDILNQGIEEVVEANGDILLTRDPLQDQEKQNEQIMELIDEGICMLFLNPVDWEAVSPALDACKKAGVAVINVDTVVKDRDSVISIIETDNYQAGQLCALDMMKRKKSANIVILDNPIQMSITYRAQGFTDAIAGNGNYRVVYRHAAGGEIEVSSKVMEEVLRKNIDFDVILGGNDPTALGALAALQQARKEEGILIYGIDGSPDFKAILDMGYVTGTSAQSPKSIGRVAAETAYRYLAGEPVDQYISLPSTLITKDNLDNYEIDGWQ
- a CDS encoding response regulator transcription factor, with amino-acid sequence MIKVLIADDQELIRQSLQIVLNSRQDIMVTDVAADGQEVIRCVRKNVPDVILMDVRMPKMDGVQCTKIIKESYPQIKIIILTTFDDDEYVYNALKYGASGYMLKGVSMEELVGAITTVYNGWAMINPDIAAKVLRFFSQMAQADDTISVMEKNMEELTRTEWKIIAQVEKGASNKEIAKALNLSEGTVRNYLSTILNKLDLRDRTQLAIWAVQTNVRKRVET
- a CDS encoding sugar ABC transporter substrate-binding protein, translating into MKKSTKKLAAMLVCAALAGLSLAGCSNGEPETKVPETTAAATTAAETTTAAAAAETKAPVKSDSGANMADANVKKKDPSKHYKFGYTCMDGTNPFFVTIEKTMREMVEAQGDELISVDPANDVTLQITQVEDLISQNIDAMFMNPAEAEGILPALDQLKDANVPIVGFDTEVADLSYLVSYTGSDNYNAGFVCGEDLVKKCPDGGDIIVLDSPTMNSVTDRTNGFLDAIKGHNFNIVAQQDAKGNLQVAMGIAEDLLQAHGDVVAIFGGNDPTALGALAAANAAGIKDCKIYGVDGSPDIKAEMASGDSLIEGSGAQSPVKIAQSAVNIMYSYLNGDTVDDRYPVETFLITSENVKDYGTDGWQ
- a CDS encoding ABC transporter permease is translated as MTTRLQKNIKQYLKDNIGIIGALLILCIFLSIFPKTSSAFLSHKNMFNVLRQISSNLFLACGMTMVIILGGIDLSVGSIIALSGCVAAGCVARYNLPIFAAIIIGVLIGMAVGMMNGVVISKTTIPPFIVTLATMNVAKGLAYVYTGGSPVRVVTKAWQFLGAGYIGGIPTPVILLVFVLIITAIIMNKTKLGRHIYAVGGNAQAAKFSGISTARVKLLVHTYSGIMAGLAGVVLASRMYSGQPTAGDGAEMDAIAAVVVGGTSMAGGSGKIGGTIIGGLIIGVLNNGLNLMNVNSFWQYVVKGIVILLAVFIDYLRNKKKD
- a CDS encoding ABC transporter substrate-binding protein; this translates as MGKWKKSLCISAAIAALITGALIYRSQNREIILEFGMFTGSNWDVASANSFKIIDKAVRRFEESHPNVKIHYYSGIAKEDYSEWCARKLLEGKMPDVFMILDSDFDKFTSLGVMKDLDEMMAGDGEFHKEDFFTTALNTGRRNGRQYALPYETVPSLMFVNKSLLAKERIQMPKEDWTWEDMYEICRKVTKDTDKDGLLDQFGTYNYSWRDAFYTSGGKLYDENQDQLSFTDSRVLDAIKYIKRLSDLNQGQSVTQEDFNEGRVAFMPLTFAEYRTYKTYPYRIKKYTRFQWDCITFPAGKEGENISKVEALLMGINSKTKNDKLAWEFLKQLTYTEEMQMDVYLYSQGVPALKSVASSKEGANIIQEDMDEGEQVISSTLLYNVIEDGIIEPKLLQYQQVMNLADGEVSKILQENKNVDSSMKIFQRTISKYLQQQK